The sequence CTCCGGCTCCGCGTAGCCGAGCTGCAGCAGCTCGTCGCCCAGCGAGCCCTCCTTAGGCATCCCGCGCCGCGGGTGCGGCGGCCCCAGACCGGGTTGCTGGGGCGCCCCGAGGCGGCGCACGAGCTCCGGCAGCTCGAAGTACTCGGCCTCGCGCTGCAGCCGGCTGCGCTCGGGGAAGTAGTCGGGCAGGACGAGCTGCAAGTCCCGCAGGTAATCCAGGATGTAGCGGAAGAGGAAGCCGTCCCGGTCCAGAAAGAAGCGGCCTTTGCTGTCCCGGGCCAGCTCCTGCGGCTGCTGCTGCGTGAACATGCGCCAGAGAAGCGAGTCGGGCACCGAAACCACCGTACAGCGCCGGGTCACATACACCTGGCCCCCCACGTTCAGCTCCACGATGTCGGGGAAGAGCCCCGGCTCTGCCGAGGAGGACGAAGAGCCGCTAccgcccccgccgccgcccccgTTGGGTAATCCACGCGTGCTGTCCGCCAGAGCCATGGCAAAGAGGTGGCTGGGCTGGGGCAGAGAAAGGGAGTGAGGCCACGCGCAGGAGCTGGAGCCGCCGTTCCCGGAGCCCCGGCGCCCGAACACTCGCTCAGCCCTGCGcctcggccgccgccgccgccgccgccgagaGCCGCGTGGAGCCGAGCGATACGAGCGCGCGGCTGTGCGCCCCCGTGCGCTCCACACGCTCCAGGCGAGTGCGGGTGGCGGCCGGCGCGCCGCTTAAGTAGAGCCTCCGCTAGGGCGCCGCGGCGCGCAGGAGGCGTAGGCGGCTGCGGAGCGGCGGAGCCTAGCTCcccgggcgggggagggggaggagggaggcggGAATTGATTTGCATCTTAAGCGCTGACGCTGCGCCCGGCTGCTGGCTCCACCCGGGTTCGCGCACCGCGGGGGCGACCCGGCCGGTCCCCGCCGCCCCGCTCCGCGTTCCAGCCCCTTCCCGCTCCCATCCAACTTTC comes from Elephas maximus indicus isolate mEleMax1 chromosome 14, mEleMax1 primary haplotype, whole genome shotgun sequence and encodes:
- the KCTD12 gene encoding BTB/POZ domain-containing protein KCTD12 — protein: MALADSTRGLPNGGGGGGGSGSSSSSAEPGLFPDIVELNVGGQVYVTRRCTVVSVPDSLLWRMFTQQQPQELARDSKGRFFLDRDGFLFRYILDYLRDLQLVLPDYFPERSRLQREAEYFELPELVRRLGAPQQPGLGPPHPRRGMPKEGSLGDELLQLGYAEPEQQEGSSAGAPSPTLELASRSPSGGAAGPLLTPSQSLDGSRRSGYITIGYRGSYTIGRDAQADAKFRRVARITVCGKTSLAKEVFGDTLNESRDPDRPPERYTSRYYLKFNFLEQAFDKLSESGFHMVACSSTGTCAFASSTDQSEDKIWTSYTEYVFCRE